In Streptomyces sclerotialus, one genomic interval encodes:
- a CDS encoding carbon starvation CstA family protein — protein sequence MRTTSLRTIVIWTAVALIGAAGWTLLALGRGEEVSAAWMVAAALGTYAIAYRFYSRFIATRVLRVDKTRATPAERLNNGIDFHPTDRRVLLGHHFAAIAGAGPLVGPVLAAQMGYLPGTIWIIAGVVFAGAVQDMVVLFFSTRRDGKSLGQMAREEIGPFGGAAALLAAFAIMIILLGVLALVIVNALAASPWGTFSIGMTIPIALLMGVYLRFLRPGRITEVSLIGIALLLLALVGGRWVAESSWADTFTLQPKTLVIWLVAYGFIASVLPVWTLLAPRDYLSTFMKIGTIGLLALGVVIALPTLKMDAVTDFASRGDGPVFAGSLFPFAFITIACGALSGFHALISSGTTPKMVQKETQIRMIGYGSMLMESFVAVMALVAASVIDPGLYFAMNAPAGVIGDTVQSASQAVAQFGYAISPDQLAAAAKAVEEQTLLSRTGGAPTLAVGVSEIFSQVVGGAGMKAFWYHFAIMFEALFILTALDAGTRVGRFMLQDMLGNAYRPFRDISWKPGLILSSAAVVGLWGYFLWVGVHEPLGGINQLFPIFGISNQLLAAVALAVCTTLLVKSGRLKWAWVTGVPLAWDAVVTLTASWQKVFSGDPKVGFFTQRAIYQDAIDAGKVLPPAKSMDDMHTVVTNSTVDGVLSAVLALLIVVVIADAARMCIRHVRTPDATPLKEAPYVASRIVAPAGLIATREEKAELAAATTGDGHEGART from the coding sequence GTGCGTACGACATCACTCCGAACGATCGTCATCTGGACAGCGGTAGCGCTGATCGGCGCGGCCGGCTGGACCCTGCTCGCACTGGGCCGCGGCGAGGAGGTGTCGGCGGCCTGGATGGTGGCCGCAGCGCTCGGTACGTACGCCATCGCCTACCGCTTCTACTCCCGCTTCATCGCCACACGCGTGCTGCGGGTCGACAAGACCCGCGCCACCCCGGCCGAGCGGCTGAACAACGGCATCGACTTCCACCCCACCGACCGCCGGGTCCTGCTCGGCCACCACTTCGCGGCCATCGCGGGCGCGGGCCCGCTGGTCGGACCGGTGCTCGCGGCACAGATGGGCTACCTCCCCGGCACGATCTGGATCATCGCCGGAGTGGTCTTCGCCGGTGCCGTGCAGGACATGGTGGTGCTCTTCTTCTCCACCCGGCGGGACGGCAAGTCACTGGGCCAGATGGCGCGCGAGGAGATCGGTCCGTTCGGCGGGGCCGCCGCGCTGCTCGCCGCCTTCGCCATCATGATCATCCTGCTCGGCGTGCTCGCGCTGGTGATCGTCAACGCGCTGGCCGCGTCGCCCTGGGGCACGTTCTCCATCGGCATGACGATCCCCATCGCCCTCCTCATGGGTGTCTACCTCCGCTTCCTCCGCCCCGGGCGGATCACCGAGGTCTCCCTCATCGGCATCGCCCTGCTGCTCCTCGCGCTCGTCGGCGGCCGCTGGGTCGCGGAGTCCTCCTGGGCCGACACCTTCACCCTCCAGCCGAAGACCCTGGTGATCTGGCTGGTCGCGTACGGCTTCATCGCCTCGGTGCTCCCCGTGTGGACCCTGCTCGCGCCCCGTGACTACCTCTCCACCTTCATGAAGATCGGCACGATCGGGCTGCTGGCCCTGGGCGTGGTGATCGCCCTGCCGACGCTGAAGATGGACGCGGTGACGGACTTCGCGAGCCGCGGCGACGGCCCGGTCTTCGCCGGCTCCCTCTTCCCGTTCGCCTTCATCACCATCGCCTGCGGTGCCCTGTCGGGCTTCCATGCGCTGATCTCCTCGGGCACCACGCCGAAGATGGTGCAGAAGGAGACCCAGATCCGGATGATCGGCTACGGCTCGATGCTGATGGAGTCCTTCGTCGCGGTGATGGCGCTGGTGGCCGCGTCCGTCATCGACCCCGGCCTGTACTTCGCGATGAACGCACCGGCGGGTGTCATCGGTGACACGGTCCAGTCCGCGTCCCAGGCGGTCGCCCAGTTCGGTTACGCCATCTCCCCCGACCAGCTGGCCGCGGCGGCCAAGGCCGTGGAGGAACAGACGCTGCTGTCCCGGACGGGTGGCGCGCCGACGCTGGCCGTCGGCGTCTCGGAGATCTTCTCCCAGGTGGTGGGCGGCGCCGGGATGAAGGCCTTCTGGTACCACTTCGCGATCATGTTCGAGGCGCTGTTCATCCTGACGGCGCTGGACGCGGGCACCCGGGTCGGCCGCTTCATGCTCCAGGACATGCTGGGCAACGCGTACCGGCCGTTCCGGGACATCAGCTGGAAGCCGGGGCTGATCCTCAGCAGCGCGGCCGTGGTCGGCCTGTGGGGGTACTTCCTCTGGGTGGGCGTCCATGAGCCGCTGGGCGGCATCAACCAGCTCTTCCCGATCTTCGGCATCTCCAACCAGCTGCTGGCGGCGGTCGCGCTGGCGGTGTGCACGACGCTGCTGGTGAAGTCCGGCCGGCTGAAGTGGGCGTGGGTCACGGGCGTCCCGCTGGCCTGGGACGCGGTGGTCACCCTGACGGCGAGCTGGCAGAAGGTGTTCTCGGGCGACCCGAAGGTGGGGTTCTTCACGCAGCGCGCGATCTACCAGGACGCGATCGACGCGGGGAAGGTGCTGCCGCCCGCGAAGTCGATGGACGACATGCACACGGTCGTCACCAACTCCACGGTGGACGGCGTGCTGTCGGCGGTGCTGGCCCTGCTGATCGTGGTGGTGATCGCCGACGCGGCCCGTATGTGCATACGCCATGTCCGCACACCGGACGCGACGCCGCTGAAGGAAGCACCGTACGTCGCTTCACGCATCGTGGCCCCCGCAGGGCTGATAGCCACACGGGAGGAGAAGGCGGAACTGGCCGCAGCCACAACCGGGGACGGCCACGAGGGGGCGCGGACATGA
- a CDS encoding SIS domain-containing protein, whose protein sequence is MSATTSAQHSEQPGRIMSGEMAEQPAVLRRILTEGAPKIREVAEQIAARNPRFVLLTARGTSDNAALYAKYLLEVQLGKPCGLTSMSTTTAYGAQPDLTDCLVITVSQSGGSPDLVASTKAARAAGAITLAVTNNADSPLAEVSEFHIDVLAGPEKALPATKTYTAELLALYLFVEGLRGGDGAAAKVLPELADSVLARQDEVKALAARYRFAERMVLTSRGYGYPTAKEAALKLMETSYIPALSYSGADLLHGPLAMVDNISPVIAIVTEGKGGEALQPVLERLRGRGADLVVVGSQAEVDKAAAGFALPTDGVAEEVQPILEILPLQMLAYEVTIARGQDPDAPRSLAKVTETR, encoded by the coding sequence ATGTCCGCCACGACGTCGGCCCAGCACAGCGAGCAGCCGGGCCGGATCATGTCCGGCGAGATGGCCGAACAGCCCGCCGTGCTGCGCCGCATCCTCACCGAGGGTGCTCCCAAGATCCGCGAGGTCGCCGAGCAGATCGCCGCGCGCAACCCGCGCTTCGTCCTGCTCACCGCCCGCGGTACCTCCGACAACGCGGCGCTGTACGCCAAGTACCTGCTCGAGGTGCAGCTCGGCAAGCCCTGCGGCCTCACCTCCATGTCCACCACCACCGCCTACGGCGCCCAGCCCGACCTCACCGACTGCCTGGTCATCACCGTCAGCCAGTCCGGTGGCTCCCCGGACCTCGTCGCCTCCACCAAGGCCGCCCGCGCGGCCGGCGCGATCACCCTCGCGGTGACCAACAACGCCGACTCCCCGCTCGCCGAGGTCAGCGAGTTCCACATCGACGTACTGGCCGGGCCCGAGAAGGCCCTGCCCGCCACGAAGACGTACACCGCCGAGCTGCTGGCCCTCTACCTCTTTGTCGAGGGTCTGCGCGGCGGCGACGGCGCGGCCGCCAAGGTCCTACCCGAGCTCGCCGACTCCGTCCTGGCCCGCCAGGACGAGGTCAAGGCGCTCGCCGCCCGCTACCGCTTCGCGGAGCGCATGGTCCTCACCTCCCGTGGTTACGGCTACCCCACCGCCAAGGAAGCCGCGCTGAAGCTGATGGAGACCAGCTACATCCCGGCGCTGTCCTACTCCGGGGCCGACCTGCTGCACGGCCCGCTGGCCATGGTCGACAACATCTCGCCGGTCATCGCGATCGTCACCGAGGGCAAGGGCGGCGAGGCCCTGCAGCCGGTGCTGGAGCGCCTGCGCGGGCGCGGCGCCGACCTGGTCGTCGTCGGCAGCCAGGCCGAGGTGGACAAGGCCGCCGCGGGCTTCGCCCTGCCGACCGACGGGGTCGCCGAGGAGGTCCAGCCGATCCTCGAGATCCTGCCGCTGCAGATGCTCGCCTACGAGGTGACCATCGCCCGCGGCCAGGACCCGGACGCCCCCCGCTCCCTGGCCAAGGTCACCGAAACCCGCTGA
- a CDS encoding DUF3311 domain-containing protein, translated as MTEPAETPGSGPIVTPTRVVAGLCLLAPFVAMLWVSSYAKVEPTLIGIPFFYWYQMLWVLISTALTMVAYKLVQREQRALRARKDGVSE; from the coding sequence ATGACAGAGCCAGCCGAAACACCCGGATCCGGGCCGATCGTCACGCCCACGCGTGTGGTGGCCGGCCTGTGCCTGCTCGCTCCGTTCGTGGCGATGCTGTGGGTGAGTTCGTACGCGAAGGTCGAACCGACCCTGATCGGCATCCCGTTCTTCTACTGGTACCAGATGCTGTGGGTGCTGATCTCGACGGCGCTGACGATGGTCGCGTACAAGCTCGTGCAGCGTGAGCAGCGTGCGCTGCGCGCCCGCAAGGACGGGGTGTCCGAGTGA
- a CDS encoding glycoside hydrolase family 3 protein — MTTLARSADTLTRDALAVLQPGFTGTDAPDWLLRRLGEGLTSVGLFGRNVHSPEQLAGLSSRLRAETDGILIAIDEEGGDVTRLEVRGGSSFPGNLALGAVDDPALTHAVARELGRRLADCGINLNWAPSADVNSNPDNPVIGVRSFGSDPDLVARHTAAYVQGLQAAGVAACTKHFPGHGDTAVDSHHDLPRIDAALDTLHTRELVPFQAAVTAGTKAVMSAHILVPALDDDLPATLSPAALHGLLRAPVAAGGLGFDGLIVTDAVEMQAIAATYGIERGSVLAIAAGADAICVGGGLADEHTVLRLRDALVRAVRSGALPEERLAEAAARVRTLSQWTRQAAPGTDTAAPYLTAAAARTAADPEVGLRAARRALRTTAGSAPYEPLRTPAYVAAFTPVANIAVGDETPWGVAAELTRLLPGTDTGGFSAAQAAETGTPAIISNVLREAADRRIVAVVRDVHRHPWMADALAALIAARPDTVVVEMGVPQAPPTGALHIATHGAARVCGRAAAEVITGTHAGR; from the coding sequence ATGACGACGCTCGCCCGCTCCGCCGACACCCTCACCCGCGACGCGCTGGCCGTGCTCCAGCCCGGCTTCACCGGGACCGACGCGCCGGACTGGCTGCTGCGCCGACTCGGCGAGGGCCTCACGTCCGTCGGCCTGTTCGGCCGCAACGTCCACAGCCCCGAACAGCTCGCCGGCCTCAGCTCCCGCCTCCGCGCCGAGACCGACGGCATCCTCATCGCCATCGACGAGGAAGGCGGCGACGTCACCCGCCTCGAAGTACGCGGCGGCTCCTCCTTCCCCGGCAACCTCGCCCTCGGCGCCGTCGACGACCCCGCCCTCACCCACGCCGTCGCCCGCGAACTCGGCCGCCGCCTCGCCGACTGCGGCATCAACCTGAACTGGGCCCCCAGCGCCGACGTCAACTCCAACCCGGACAACCCCGTCATCGGCGTACGCTCCTTCGGCTCCGACCCGGACCTCGTCGCCCGTCACACCGCCGCCTACGTCCAGGGCCTGCAGGCCGCCGGCGTCGCCGCCTGCACCAAGCACTTCCCCGGCCACGGCGACACCGCCGTCGACTCCCACCACGACCTCCCCCGCATCGACGCCGCCCTCGACACGCTGCACACCCGCGAACTCGTCCCCTTCCAGGCCGCCGTCACGGCCGGCACCAAAGCCGTCATGAGCGCCCACATCCTCGTACCGGCCCTGGACGACGACCTGCCCGCCACCCTCAGCCCGGCCGCCCTGCACGGACTGCTCCGCGCGCCCGTCGCGGCCGGCGGCCTCGGCTTCGACGGCCTGATCGTCACCGACGCCGTGGAGATGCAGGCCATCGCCGCCACCTACGGCATCGAACGCGGCAGCGTGCTCGCCATCGCCGCCGGCGCCGACGCCATCTGCGTCGGCGGGGGCCTCGCCGACGAGCACACCGTCCTCCGCCTCCGCGACGCCCTCGTACGCGCCGTCCGCTCCGGCGCCCTCCCCGAGGAACGCCTCGCCGAGGCCGCCGCCCGGGTCCGCACCCTCTCGCAGTGGACCCGGCAGGCCGCACCGGGCACGGACACGGCAGCGCCGTACCTGACGGCCGCGGCCGCCCGGACGGCCGCCGACCCCGAGGTCGGGCTGCGGGCCGCCCGCCGGGCGCTGCGGACGACCGCGGGCAGCGCACCCTACGAGCCGCTGCGCACGCCGGCCTACGTGGCGGCCTTCACGCCGGTCGCCAACATCGCCGTGGGCGACGAGACCCCCTGGGGCGTGGCCGCCGAACTCACCCGGCTGCTCCCCGGGACCGACACCGGCGGCTTCAGCGCAGCTCAGGCCGCCGAGACCGGTACGCCCGCAATAATCTCAAATGTGCTCCGCGAGGCGGCGGATCGTAGGATCGTCGCAGTGGTACGCGACGTTCACCGGCACCCCTGGATGGCCGACGCCCTGGCCGCTCTCATCGCCGCCCGGCCCGACACCGTCGTGGTCGAGATGGGAGTACCGCAGGCGCCGCCCACCGGAGCGCTGCACATCGCGACTCATGGGGCCGCCCGCGTCTGCGGACGGGCCGCCGCGGAGGTCATCACCGGCACCCACGCCGGACGCTGA
- a CDS encoding extracellular solute-binding protein, translated as MKRGLIAATAVAGMLVSVAACGSGDSVGADDKTLTVWAMDGSTPPGWTKDVKAAFEKKTGAKLKIEIQKWNGIQQKITTALSEENPPDVIEVGNTQTPAYAKTSGLAELDDLKKEIGADWTPSLNKSAVYQGKQYAAPWFAANRVVIYNKKIWAEAGIKDTPKTRSEFFKDLEQIQRKTDAEPIYLPGQNWYFFDGLTIGTKADLVKKQGGKWVSNLADPKVAKAMDIYKQYQSFSKAPKDKDEATPQQGEVFAKGKTGAFIGMGWESGIAVKANPKIEKDIGYFTIPGETAGTPEGVFLGGSNLAVAAGSQKQDLAKEFLKIALSDKYERQLAEEGGVIPNKESLQDALKGNPAGEAAVPAVAGGGTTPLIPEWGAVENPPNPVKTYMTAVLNGKSAADAARQVEGEFNKRLSQQQ; from the coding sequence GTGAAGCGTGGGCTGATCGCGGCGACGGCAGTCGCGGGAATGCTGGTAAGTGTCGCGGCCTGCGGGTCCGGCGATTCGGTGGGGGCGGACGACAAGACGCTCACCGTATGGGCCATGGACGGCTCCACACCGCCCGGCTGGACGAAGGACGTCAAGGCGGCCTTCGAGAAGAAGACCGGTGCGAAGCTGAAGATCGAGATCCAGAAGTGGAACGGCATTCAGCAGAAGATCACCACGGCGCTCTCCGAGGAGAACCCGCCCGACGTCATCGAGGTCGGCAACACCCAGACCCCCGCCTACGCCAAGACCTCGGGCCTGGCCGAACTGGACGACCTCAAGAAGGAGATCGGCGCCGACTGGACGCCGTCCCTGAACAAGTCGGCCGTCTACCAGGGCAAGCAGTACGCCGCCCCCTGGTTCGCCGCCAACCGCGTCGTCATCTACAACAAGAAGATCTGGGCCGAGGCCGGCATCAAGGACACGCCGAAGACCCGCAGCGAGTTCTTCAAGGACCTGGAGCAGATCCAGCGGAAGACCGACGCCGAGCCGATCTACCTGCCCGGCCAGAACTGGTACTTCTTCGACGGCCTGACCATCGGCACCAAGGCCGACCTGGTGAAGAAGCAGGGCGGCAAGTGGGTCTCCAACCTCGCCGACCCCAAGGTCGCCAAGGCCATGGACATCTACAAGCAGTACCAGTCCTTCAGCAAGGCCCCCAAGGACAAGGACGAGGCCACCCCGCAGCAGGGCGAGGTCTTCGCCAAGGGGAAGACCGGCGCGTTCATCGGCATGGGCTGGGAATCCGGCATCGCCGTCAAGGCCAACCCGAAGATCGAGAAGGACATCGGCTACTTCACCATCCCCGGTGAGACCGCCGGCACGCCCGAAGGCGTCTTCCTCGGCGGCTCCAACCTCGCCGTCGCCGCGGGCAGCCAGAAGCAGGACCTCGCCAAGGAGTTCCTGAAGATCGCGCTCTCCGACAAGTACGAGAGGCAGCTCGCCGAGGAAGGCGGCGTCATCCCCAACAAGGAGTCGCTGCAGGACGCGCTGAAGGGCAACCCCGCGGGCGAGGCGGCCGTCCCCGCCGTCGCCGGCGGCGGCACCACCCCGCTCATCCCGGAATGGGGCGCGGTGGAGAACCCGCCCAACCCCGTCAAGACGTACATGACCGCCGTCCTGAACGGAAAGAGCGCCGCGGACGCCGCCCGGCAGGTCGAGGGCGAATTCAACAAGCGGCTCAGCCAGCAGCAGTAG
- a CDS encoding carbohydrate ABC transporter permease — protein MKRTLFGRIWPNATALFLTAGFLFPVYWMFSTALKPTGDIISEDPVWFPLAPTLEHFRTAVSAPNFWGYVGNSVTVTVLAVGMSLVIALLASFAIARMRFKGRRGIIVTFMIAQMAPWEVMVIAIYMIVRDGAMLNSLVPLTLFYMVMVLPFTILTLRGYIAAVPKELEESAMVDGCSRPQAFVKVILPLLAPGLMATSLFGFITAWNEFPLVLVLNKQTEAQTLPLWLSGFQTNFGDDWGATMAAASLFALPILLLFLFLQRKAVGGLTAGAVKG, from the coding sequence ATGAAGCGCACCCTCTTCGGCCGCATCTGGCCCAACGCCACGGCCCTGTTCCTGACCGCCGGCTTCCTCTTCCCCGTCTACTGGATGTTCAGCACGGCGCTGAAGCCCACCGGTGACATCATCAGCGAGGACCCGGTGTGGTTCCCGCTCGCCCCGACCCTCGAACACTTCCGGACCGCCGTCAGCGCCCCGAACTTCTGGGGTTACGTCGGCAACTCCGTCACCGTCACCGTCCTCGCCGTCGGCATGTCCCTCGTCATCGCCCTGCTCGCGTCCTTCGCGATCGCCCGGATGCGCTTCAAGGGACGCCGCGGCATCATCGTCACCTTCATGATCGCCCAGATGGCGCCCTGGGAGGTCATGGTCATCGCGATCTACATGATCGTCCGGGACGGCGCCATGCTGAACAGTCTGGTCCCGCTCACCCTCTTCTACATGGTGATGGTGCTGCCCTTCACGATCCTCACCCTCCGCGGCTACATCGCGGCCGTCCCCAAGGAGCTGGAGGAGTCCGCCATGGTCGACGGCTGCTCCCGCCCCCAGGCCTTCGTGAAGGTCATCCTGCCGCTGCTCGCCCCCGGGCTGATGGCGACCTCGCTCTTCGGCTTCATCACCGCCTGGAACGAGTTCCCCCTCGTCCTCGTCCTCAACAAGCAGACCGAGGCCCAGACCCTGCCCCTCTGGCTCTCCGGCTTCCAGACCAACTTCGGCGACGACTGGGGGGCCACCATGGCCGCCGCCTCCCTCTTCGCCCTTCCCATCCTGCTCCTCTTCCTCTTCCTCCAGCGCAAGGCGGTCGGCGGACTGACGGCGGGGGCGGTGAAGGGGTGA
- a CDS encoding YbdD/YjiX family protein produces the protein MPGRRSRWGAAVARWGRGVRWYVRELTGESAYERYVGHLRRHDPDAPVPSRREFERRRTDAREGDPRAGFRCC, from the coding sequence ATGCCGGGCCGGAGGTCTCGGTGGGGGGCCGCGGTGGCGCGGTGGGGGCGCGGGGTGCGGTGGTACGTACGGGAGTTGACCGGTGAGTCGGCGTACGAGCGGTATGTCGGGCATCTCCGTCGACACGATCCCGACGCCCCGGTGCCCAGCCGCCGGGAGTTCGAACGCCGTCGCACGGACGCCCGGGAGGGCGACCCCCGCGCGGGCTTCCGCTGCTGCTGA
- a CDS encoding GntR family transcriptional regulator, whose amino-acid sequence METDGAGAESGGGAARTARVPKYYRLKRHLLEITETLPPGTPVPPERTLASEFDTSRTTVRQALQELVVEGRLERIQGKGTFVAKPKVSQALQLTSYTEDMRAQGLEPTSQLLDIGYVTADDRLAGLLDIAAGGRVLRIERLRLASGEPMAIETTHLSAKRFPALRRNLVKYTSLYTALAEVYDVRPAEAEETIETSLATPREAGLLGTDVGLPMLLLSRHSLDHQGRPVEWVRSVYRGDRYKFVARLQRPND is encoded by the coding sequence ATGGAGACCGACGGGGCCGGCGCGGAGTCCGGCGGCGGAGCCGCGCGCACCGCCCGGGTGCCCAAGTACTACCGGCTCAAGAGGCACTTGCTGGAGATCACCGAGACCCTGCCACCGGGCACGCCCGTACCGCCCGAGCGCACCCTGGCCTCGGAGTTCGACACCTCGCGGACGACCGTACGGCAGGCCCTGCAGGAACTGGTCGTCGAAGGACGGCTGGAGCGCATCCAGGGCAAGGGCACCTTCGTCGCCAAGCCCAAGGTCTCCCAGGCCCTCCAACTGACCTCGTACACCGAGGACATGCGCGCCCAGGGCCTGGAGCCCACCTCGCAACTGCTGGACATCGGCTACGTCACCGCCGACGACCGGCTGGCCGGGCTGCTGGACATAGCGGCGGGCGGCCGGGTGCTGCGCATCGAACGGCTGCGGCTGGCCAGCGGCGAACCGATGGCCATCGAGACCACCCACCTCTCGGCCAAGCGCTTCCCGGCGCTCCGCCGCAATCTGGTCAAGTACACCTCCCTCTACACCGCGCTCGCCGAGGTCTACGACGTCCGCCCGGCGGAGGCCGAGGAGACCATCGAGACCTCCCTCGCCACCCCGCGCGAGGCCGGACTCCTGGGCACGGACGTGGGCCTGCCGATGCTGCTGCTCTCCCGGCACTCCCTGGACCACCAGGGCCGCCCGGTGGAGTGGGTGCGCTCGGTCTACCGCGGCGACCGGTACAAGTTCGTGGCCCGGCTGCAGCGGCCGAACGACTGA
- the mctP gene encoding monocarboxylate uptake permease MctP has protein sequence MNGIALAVFVFFFVAVTIMGFLAARWRKAEQSDNLDEWGLGGRSFGTWVTWFLLGGDLYTAYTFVAVPAAIYAAGAAGFFAVPYTILVYPLIFTFLPRLWSVSHKHGYVTTSDFVRGRFGSKALSLAVALTGILATMPYIALQLVGIQAVLDVMGVGGGENTNWFIKDLPLLIAFGVLAAYTYSSGLRAPALIAFVKDGLIYLVIAVAIIYIPIELGGFEHIFHVAGDAFAETNPATGKPRGELASGPNAQWAYATLALGSALALFMYPHSITATLSSQNRNVIRRNTTILPLYSLMLGLLALLGFMAIAAGIKVQNGQLAIPQLFENMFPDWFTGVAFAAIGIGALVPAAIMSIAAANLFTRNIYKDFLKPGATPAQEHKVAKLVSLLVKVGALAFVLTMDKTVAINFQLLGGIWILQTMPSLVGGLFTRWFHRWALLAGWAVGMVYGTVAAYGVASPTQKHFGGSNAEIPGIGEIGYIGLTAFVLNALVTVVLTVVLRAVKAPAGVDETSPEDYTADAGDKGVQVELPPATAGSAH, from the coding sequence GTGAACGGCATCGCGCTCGCCGTCTTCGTCTTCTTCTTCGTCGCCGTGACGATCATGGGCTTCCTGGCCGCGCGCTGGCGCAAGGCCGAGCAGTCCGACAACCTCGACGAGTGGGGCCTGGGCGGCCGTAGCTTCGGTACGTGGGTGACGTGGTTCCTGCTGGGCGGCGACCTCTACACGGCGTACACCTTCGTGGCGGTGCCCGCGGCGATCTACGCGGCAGGCGCTGCCGGCTTCTTCGCCGTGCCGTACACGATCCTCGTCTATCCGCTGATCTTCACGTTCCTGCCGCGGCTGTGGTCGGTGTCGCACAAGCACGGGTACGTCACCACCTCGGACTTCGTGCGCGGGCGCTTCGGTTCCAAGGCCCTGTCGCTGGCCGTGGCGCTCACCGGCATCCTCGCCACGATGCCGTACATCGCGCTGCAACTCGTGGGCATCCAGGCCGTTCTGGACGTGATGGGCGTCGGCGGCGGGGAGAACACGAACTGGTTCATCAAGGACCTGCCGCTGCTGATCGCCTTCGGCGTGCTGGCCGCTTACACCTACTCCTCCGGGCTGCGTGCGCCCGCGCTGATCGCGTTCGTCAAGGACGGTCTGATCTACCTCGTCATCGCCGTGGCGATCATCTACATCCCGATCGAGCTGGGCGGCTTCGAGCACATCTTCCACGTGGCGGGGGACGCCTTCGCGGAGACCAACCCGGCCACGGGCAAGCCGCGCGGAGAGCTGGCGAGCGGTCCGAACGCGCAGTGGGCGTACGCGACGCTGGCGCTCGGCTCGGCGCTGGCGCTGTTCATGTACCCGCACTCGATCACGGCGACGCTGTCCTCGCAGAACCGCAACGTGATCCGCCGCAACACCACCATCCTGCCGCTGTACTCCCTGATGCTCGGCCTCCTCGCGCTGCTGGGCTTCATGGCGATCGCGGCCGGCATCAAGGTGCAGAACGGGCAGCTGGCGATTCCACAGCTGTTCGAGAACATGTTCCCCGACTGGTTCACGGGCGTGGCGTTCGCCGCGATCGGTATCGGCGCGCTGGTGCCCGCGGCCATCATGTCGATCGCCGCGGCGAACCTCTTCACCCGCAACATCTACAAGGACTTCCTCAAGCCGGGCGCGACGCCCGCGCAGGAGCACAAGGTCGCCAAGCTGGTGTCGCTGCTGGTGAAGGTCGGCGCGCTGGCGTTCGTCCTGACGATGGACAAGACGGTGGCGATCAACTTCCAGCTGCTGGGCGGCATCTGGATCCTGCAGACCATGCCGTCGCTGGTCGGTGGCCTGTTCACCCGCTGGTTCCACCGCTGGGCGCTGCTCGCCGGCTGGGCGGTCGGCATGGTGTACGGCACGGTCGCGGCGTACGGCGTGGCGAGCCCGACGCAGAAGCACTTCGGCGGCTCGAACGCGGAGATTCCCGGTATCGGCGAGATCGGCTACATCGGCCTGACCGCGTTCGTGCTGAACGCGCTGGTCACGGTGGTGCTGACGGTGGTCCTGCGGGCCGTGAAGGCGCCGGCCGGGGTCGACGAGACCTCGCCGGAGGACTACACGGCGGACGCCGGTGACAAGGGCGTGCAGGTGGAGCTGCCGCCGGCCACGGCGGGATCCGCCCACTGA
- a CDS encoding carbohydrate ABC transporter permease, producing the protein MSVQSRRTADPPGTARKRGNGGPPRTSQRPRRRTAGRAPYLLLLPALAVTVVLLGYPMVTNGVLSFQNLNMGQLIQHVTEWNGGDNYRQILGSAEFWRVTVRSLLFTAANVLLIMVVGTLTGLLLARLGPRMRLTLLFGLVLAWAMPPIAATTVYQWLFAQRFGVVNWVLDRLGWHSMADFNWTGSQFSTFFVVIVLIVWQSVPFVAINLYAATTTIPKELYEAAALDGAGVWKSFSSVTLPFIRPFLYATTFLEVIWVFKAFTQVFAINEGGPERLTEILPVYAFIEGMGNQHYGMGAAISLLTIVILLALTSYYLRIVLRQEEDER; encoded by the coding sequence ATGTCAGTACAGAGCAGACGCACCGCGGACCCGCCCGGGACCGCCCGCAAGCGGGGGAACGGCGGCCCGCCCAGGACATCGCAGCGGCCACGCCGGCGAACGGCCGGCCGGGCGCCGTACCTCCTGCTGCTCCCCGCCCTCGCCGTCACCGTGGTCCTCCTCGGCTATCCGATGGTCACCAACGGCGTGCTGTCCTTCCAGAACCTCAACATGGGGCAGCTCATCCAGCACGTCACGGAGTGGAACGGCGGCGACAACTACCGCCAGATCCTCGGCAGCGCCGAATTCTGGCGGGTCACCGTCCGCTCCCTCCTCTTCACCGCCGCCAACGTCCTCCTCATCATGGTCGTCGGCACCCTCACCGGCCTGCTCCTCGCCCGGCTCGGTCCCCGGATGCGGCTCACGCTCCTCTTCGGCCTCGTCCTCGCCTGGGCCATGCCGCCCATCGCCGCCACCACCGTCTACCAGTGGCTCTTCGCCCAGCGGTTCGGTGTCGTCAACTGGGTACTGGACCGCCTCGGCTGGCACTCCATGGCGGACTTCAACTGGACCGGCAGCCAGTTCTCCACCTTCTTCGTCGTCATCGTCCTGATCGTCTGGCAGTCCGTCCCCTTCGTCGCGATCAACCTCTACGCCGCGACCACCACCATCCCCAAGGAGCTCTACGAAGCCGCCGCCCTCGACGGCGCCGGCGTGTGGAAGAGCTTCAGCTCCGTCACGCTGCCGTTCATCAGGCCGTTCCTCTACGCGACGACGTTCCTCGAAGTCATCTGGGTCTTCAAAGCCTTCACGCAGGTGTTCGCCATCAACGAGGGCGGCCCCGAGCGGCTCACCGAGATCCTCCCCGTCTACGCCTTCATCGAGGGCATGGGCAACCAGCACTACGGCATGGGCGCGGCGATCTCCCTGCTGACCATCGTCATCCTGCTCGCGCTCACCTCGTACTACCTCCGCATCGTGCTCCGACAAGAGGAGGACGAGCGATGA